A part of Syngnathoides biaculeatus isolate LvHL_M chromosome 21, ASM1980259v1, whole genome shotgun sequence genomic DNA contains:
- the alpk1 gene encoding alpha-protein kinase 1 isoform X1: MLPAPPSGSFNRSHVGSIKYQGFSSKNNHLQVKTKAKSAFKQSSQMSLDLSKTASQEVVALLGKCLGTAAAAETSARVAEAEKHNYCSVRDSLCVELASLLQEAVEMRWPFVPERWQYKRAVTSQDKGDLNRLVGRHLPQLLRVLEAAILAREAAAALAVIFLADRFLYWTDESATLLKITKLLHRRYRDAPVAPQLVIRRARVYLNSGGFDARLSSVRRRRVTPIVTCPLGKLQKAESILSHLIIDGGNTGCWVYRSESDRALVQAVCLQVRGMVVQKLGLWMEAAQLIWASLVGYHALPRPDKKGIGTSLGILADVLLSMSDEDFRAFKTSPDVDLTLLGEASHRLLSAAEAAKMAAVYSQYGSLYVLTNATVQGTCLLSYSFSAACLPAKRPFFLLQAKEAFEVGLQATAEGEAVPSKQELHTFVKAAYSLAVTHKWLDGSSEAVTRSTRACREALACLHDYCHADTRERGGFSDKILGLVARVKLELRVEPFVNSDSLSFIPDSFRNTSDALVAFTLDDFSGLLRRFHKYHTSLCATANARCKAGKEEVDGATMCVTAFGTTEAEYNIEAWKLSRGAQADVSQLAELRPAVAVGSPDSLGSSRKKISSTSSGSGRCAIDSSTIPRLATHLSSDASHSPDRFEIVEAEIPTVGSDAPNGEDGPPDPPSRSVSQLIELRSNYLSDSFGSKSSWENISRTSRSAGSGQRSELSESSGSFFLMKTQDCQTSDPENDPASGWEFLSMPKALESPVANTGNCSTTEPSTENSHCTPEELVLGPQTSNPGCSSCLKSNDPPRVAPARQYLLSPADYRSLLAGICHDCLLKRLSSDKRKFKLHSAQHSTAHDALQLKFSKASGLWTARETCAYIGQSMGLQGTHRTAIWVRFLHQEERLSSYVGKDYRKPTQIQFHLSDVERQMTAQYYVTQFNKSLYDKEVTAQMFFLPSEVLLILDGDEIAGCITVEPYMFGQFVKLTNNIRKKNDKLPATEYGLAFGHFTYLRSNCRDVVVDLQGWVTANGRGLTYLTDPQIHSAGTPRGPSNLGQSGILSFLREQHGPECNAVCRLLELPPLPATAKVGN, from the exons ATGCTGCCCGCCCCGCCGTCAGGCTCGTTTAACCGTTCACACGTGGGATCGATCAAATATCAAGGTTTCTCCTCCAAAAACAACCACCTTCAAGTCAAAAC CAAAGCAAAGTCCGCCTTCAAGCAAAGCTCGCAA ATGTCTCTCGATTTGAGCAAAACGGCCAGCCAGGAAGTCGTCGCCCTGCTCGGCAAGTGCCTCGGGACCGCGGCAGCAGCAGAAACGTCTGCGCGAGTCGCTGAGGCCGAGAAGCACAACTACTGCAGTGTCAGAG ATTCCCTGTGCGTGGAGCTGGCGTCGCTTCTGCAGGAAGCCGTGGAAATGAGGTGGCCCTTTGTCCCCGAGAGGTGGCAGTACAAGCGGGCCGTCACCTCGCAAGACAAAGGCGACCTGAACCGCCTCGTAGGCCGCCATCTGCCGCAGCTCCTG CGCGTCCTGGAGGCCGCCATCCTGGCCCGGGAAGCCGCCGCCGCGTTGGCTGTCATATTTTTGGCGGACCGCTTCCTCTACTGGACGGACGAGTCCGCCACGTTGTTGAAAATCACCAAGCTGCTTCACAGACGCTACCGAGACGCCCCCGTGGCCCCTCAGTTGGTCATACGACGGGCCCGGGTCTACCTCAACTCAGGTGGCTTTGACGCTCGCTTGTCTTCAGTTCGACGGCGCCGAGTGACGCCGATCGTCACGTGTCCTTTAGGCAAACTGCAGAAGGCCGAGTCCATTCTGAGCCATCTTATCATCGACGGCGGCAACACGG GATGTTGGGTGTACCGTTCCGAAAGCGACCGGGCTCTCGTGCAGGCCGTTTGTCTGCAAGTGCGAGGAATGGTCGTGCAAAAGCTAG GTCTGTGGATGGAGGCGGCGCAGCTCATCTGGGCTTCTCTGGTCGGGTACCACGCGCTGCCTCGACCGGATAAAAAG GGCATCGGAACCTCTCTCGGCATCCTGGCTGACGTGCTGCTGTCCATGAGCGATGAGGACTTCCGAGCTTTTAAGACCTCCCCGGACGTTGATCTA ACTTTGCTCGGCGAGGCGTCCCACCGTCTCCTGTCCGCAGCCGAggcagccaaaatggcggcggtaTACAGCCAGTACGGGTCGCTCTACGTGCTGACCAACGCG ACAGTCCAAGGGACCTGCTTGTTGTCATACAGTTTCTCAGCGGCGTGTCTCCCCGCGAAGAGGCCCTTCTTCCTCTTGCAGGCCAAGGAGGCCTTTGAAGTGGGCCTCCAGGCCACAGCCGAGGGCGAGGCGGTCCCCAGCAAGCAGGAGCTGCACACCTTCGTCAAGGCGGCTTATTCGCTCGCCGTCACTCACAAATGGCTTGACGGATCATCCGAGGCCGTGACGCGCTCGACGCGGGCTTGCCGAGAGGCTTTGGCCTGCCTTCACGATTACTGCCACGCAGACACCCGGGAGCGAGGCGGCTTCTCCGACAAAATCCTGGGCTTGGTGGCTCGAGTCAAGCTGGAGTTGCGCGTGGAGCCGTTTGTCAATTCGGACAGCCTCTCTTTTATCCCCGATAGCTTCAGAAACACCAGTGACGCTTTGGTCGCTTTCACTTTGGATGACTTCTCCGGGCTGCTGCGCAGATTTCACAAGTATCACACGTCATTGTGCGCGACCGCAAACGCAAGATGTAAGGCCGGGAAAGAGGAAGTAGATGGAGCCACGATGTGCGTTACGGCCTTTGGGACCACAGAGGCTGAATACAACATCGAGGCCTGGAAACTTTCGAGAGGCGCTCAGGCTGATGTTTCCCAACTCGCTGAGCTCCGCCCCGCTGTCGCTGTCGGGAGCCCAGACAGTCTCGGCTCTTCCCGGAAGAAAATTTCCTCGACAAGTTCTGGGTCAGGGAGGTGTGCCATTGACAGCTCCACAATCCCGAGACTTGCCACCCACTTGTCTTCCGACGCAAGTCACAGTCCTGACAGGTTTGAAATAGTCGAAGCGGAAATACCAACCGTGGGCTCTGATGCCCCCAACGGTGAGGACGGTCCACCGGACCCACCGTCGCGGTCCGTCTCCCAGCTGATCGAGCTCCGATCGAACTATCTCAGCGACAGTTTTGGCTCCAAGTCTTCGTGGGAAAACATCTCAAGAACGTCCAGGTCTGCGGGAAGCGGCCAGAGGAGTGAACTGTCGGAGTCCAGTGGGAGCTTCTTTCTCATGAAAACGCAGGACTGCCAAACCAGTGATCCAGAGAATGACCCAGCTTCTGGGTGGGAGTTCTTGTCCATGCCCAAAGCGCTGGAGAGCCCTGTGGCAAACACTGGGAACTGTAGCACCACCGAACCCTCGACGGAAAATTCTCACTGTACACCGGAGGAGTTGGTCCTCGGTCCTCAAACGTCGAATCCTGGGTGCAGTAGTTGCCTCAAGAGCAACGACCCGCCACGTGTCGCTCCAGCGAGGCAGTACTTGTTGTCCCCGGCGGACTACCGCAGCCTCCTGGCCGGGATTTGCCACGACTGTCTGCTGAAGAGGCTGAGCAGCGACAAGCGGAAGTTCAAACTTCACAGCGCACAGCACAGCACGGCCCACG ATGCTCTACAGTTAAAGTTCTCCAAAGCCTCCGGACTGTGGACAGCGAGGGAGACCTGTGCCTACATTGGCCAATCGATGGGCTTGCAGGGCACCCACCGAACCGCCATCTGGGTCCGGTTCTTGCACCAGGAGGAAAGGCTGAGCAG TTACGTGGGGAAGGACTACCGGAAGCCGACGCAGATCCAGTTTCACCTGAGCGACGTGGAGAGGCAGATGACGGCGCAGTATTATGTGACACAATTCAACAAGAGCCTTTATGACAAGGAGGTCACGGCCCAGATGTTCTTCCTGCCCTCGGAGGTCCTCTTG ATTTTGGATGGAGATGAGATCGCGGGCTGCATCACCGTGGAGCCCTACATGTTCGGTCAATTTGTCAAGCTCACCAACAACATCAGAAAGAAGAACGACAAGCTCCCCGCGACGGAATACGGCCTGGCCTTCGGACATTTCACCTACCTGCGCTCCAACTGCCGGGACGTCGTCGTGGACTTGCAAG GGTGGGTGACGGCCAACGGCCGAGGGCTGACTTACCTCACGGACCCCCAGATACATTCCGCCGGAACCCCCCGCGGCCCGTCCAACCTCGGTCAGAGCGGAATCCTTTCCTTCCTGCGGGAGCAACACGGACCCGAGTGCAACGCGGTTTGTCGGCTGCTCGAGCTGCCCCCGTTGCCCGCGACGGCCAAAGTCGGGAACTGA
- the alpk1 gene encoding alpha-protein kinase 1 isoform X2 codes for MLPAPPSGSFNRSHVGSIKYQGFSSKNNHLQVKTKAKSAFKQSSQMSLDLSKTASQEVVALLGKCLGTAAAAETSARVAEAEKHNYCSVRDSLCVELASLLQEAVEMRWPFVPERWQYKRAVTSQDKGDLNRLVGRHLPQLLRVLEAAILAREAAAALAVIFLADRFLYWTDESATLLKITKLLHRRYRDAPVAPQLVIRRARVYLNSGKLQKAESILSHLIIDGGNTGCWVYRSESDRALVQAVCLQVRGMVVQKLGLWMEAAQLIWASLVGYHALPRPDKKGIGTSLGILADVLLSMSDEDFRAFKTSPDVDLTLLGEASHRLLSAAEAAKMAAVYSQYGSLYVLTNATVQGTCLLSYSFSAACLPAKRPFFLLQAKEAFEVGLQATAEGEAVPSKQELHTFVKAAYSLAVTHKWLDGSSEAVTRSTRACREALACLHDYCHADTRERGGFSDKILGLVARVKLELRVEPFVNSDSLSFIPDSFRNTSDALVAFTLDDFSGLLRRFHKYHTSLCATANARCKAGKEEVDGATMCVTAFGTTEAEYNIEAWKLSRGAQADVSQLAELRPAVAVGSPDSLGSSRKKISSTSSGSGRCAIDSSTIPRLATHLSSDASHSPDRFEIVEAEIPTVGSDAPNGEDGPPDPPSRSVSQLIELRSNYLSDSFGSKSSWENISRTSRSAGSGQRSELSESSGSFFLMKTQDCQTSDPENDPASGWEFLSMPKALESPVANTGNCSTTEPSTENSHCTPEELVLGPQTSNPGCSSCLKSNDPPRVAPARQYLLSPADYRSLLAGICHDCLLKRLSSDKRKFKLHSAQHSTAHDALQLKFSKASGLWTARETCAYIGQSMGLQGTHRTAIWVRFLHQEERLSSYVGKDYRKPTQIQFHLSDVERQMTAQYYVTQFNKSLYDKEVTAQMFFLPSEVLLILDGDEIAGCITVEPYMFGQFVKLTNNIRKKNDKLPATEYGLAFGHFTYLRSNCRDVVVDLQGWVTANGRGLTYLTDPQIHSAGTPRGPSNLGQSGILSFLREQHGPECNAVCRLLELPPLPATAKVGN; via the exons ATGCTGCCCGCCCCGCCGTCAGGCTCGTTTAACCGTTCACACGTGGGATCGATCAAATATCAAGGTTTCTCCTCCAAAAACAACCACCTTCAAGTCAAAAC CAAAGCAAAGTCCGCCTTCAAGCAAAGCTCGCAA ATGTCTCTCGATTTGAGCAAAACGGCCAGCCAGGAAGTCGTCGCCCTGCTCGGCAAGTGCCTCGGGACCGCGGCAGCAGCAGAAACGTCTGCGCGAGTCGCTGAGGCCGAGAAGCACAACTACTGCAGTGTCAGAG ATTCCCTGTGCGTGGAGCTGGCGTCGCTTCTGCAGGAAGCCGTGGAAATGAGGTGGCCCTTTGTCCCCGAGAGGTGGCAGTACAAGCGGGCCGTCACCTCGCAAGACAAAGGCGACCTGAACCGCCTCGTAGGCCGCCATCTGCCGCAGCTCCTG CGCGTCCTGGAGGCCGCCATCCTGGCCCGGGAAGCCGCCGCCGCGTTGGCTGTCATATTTTTGGCGGACCGCTTCCTCTACTGGACGGACGAGTCCGCCACGTTGTTGAAAATCACCAAGCTGCTTCACAGACGCTACCGAGACGCCCCCGTGGCCCCTCAGTTGGTCATACGACGGGCCCGGGTCTACCTCAACTCAG GCAAACTGCAGAAGGCCGAGTCCATTCTGAGCCATCTTATCATCGACGGCGGCAACACGG GATGTTGGGTGTACCGTTCCGAAAGCGACCGGGCTCTCGTGCAGGCCGTTTGTCTGCAAGTGCGAGGAATGGTCGTGCAAAAGCTAG GTCTGTGGATGGAGGCGGCGCAGCTCATCTGGGCTTCTCTGGTCGGGTACCACGCGCTGCCTCGACCGGATAAAAAG GGCATCGGAACCTCTCTCGGCATCCTGGCTGACGTGCTGCTGTCCATGAGCGATGAGGACTTCCGAGCTTTTAAGACCTCCCCGGACGTTGATCTA ACTTTGCTCGGCGAGGCGTCCCACCGTCTCCTGTCCGCAGCCGAggcagccaaaatggcggcggtaTACAGCCAGTACGGGTCGCTCTACGTGCTGACCAACGCG ACAGTCCAAGGGACCTGCTTGTTGTCATACAGTTTCTCAGCGGCGTGTCTCCCCGCGAAGAGGCCCTTCTTCCTCTTGCAGGCCAAGGAGGCCTTTGAAGTGGGCCTCCAGGCCACAGCCGAGGGCGAGGCGGTCCCCAGCAAGCAGGAGCTGCACACCTTCGTCAAGGCGGCTTATTCGCTCGCCGTCACTCACAAATGGCTTGACGGATCATCCGAGGCCGTGACGCGCTCGACGCGGGCTTGCCGAGAGGCTTTGGCCTGCCTTCACGATTACTGCCACGCAGACACCCGGGAGCGAGGCGGCTTCTCCGACAAAATCCTGGGCTTGGTGGCTCGAGTCAAGCTGGAGTTGCGCGTGGAGCCGTTTGTCAATTCGGACAGCCTCTCTTTTATCCCCGATAGCTTCAGAAACACCAGTGACGCTTTGGTCGCTTTCACTTTGGATGACTTCTCCGGGCTGCTGCGCAGATTTCACAAGTATCACACGTCATTGTGCGCGACCGCAAACGCAAGATGTAAGGCCGGGAAAGAGGAAGTAGATGGAGCCACGATGTGCGTTACGGCCTTTGGGACCACAGAGGCTGAATACAACATCGAGGCCTGGAAACTTTCGAGAGGCGCTCAGGCTGATGTTTCCCAACTCGCTGAGCTCCGCCCCGCTGTCGCTGTCGGGAGCCCAGACAGTCTCGGCTCTTCCCGGAAGAAAATTTCCTCGACAAGTTCTGGGTCAGGGAGGTGTGCCATTGACAGCTCCACAATCCCGAGACTTGCCACCCACTTGTCTTCCGACGCAAGTCACAGTCCTGACAGGTTTGAAATAGTCGAAGCGGAAATACCAACCGTGGGCTCTGATGCCCCCAACGGTGAGGACGGTCCACCGGACCCACCGTCGCGGTCCGTCTCCCAGCTGATCGAGCTCCGATCGAACTATCTCAGCGACAGTTTTGGCTCCAAGTCTTCGTGGGAAAACATCTCAAGAACGTCCAGGTCTGCGGGAAGCGGCCAGAGGAGTGAACTGTCGGAGTCCAGTGGGAGCTTCTTTCTCATGAAAACGCAGGACTGCCAAACCAGTGATCCAGAGAATGACCCAGCTTCTGGGTGGGAGTTCTTGTCCATGCCCAAAGCGCTGGAGAGCCCTGTGGCAAACACTGGGAACTGTAGCACCACCGAACCCTCGACGGAAAATTCTCACTGTACACCGGAGGAGTTGGTCCTCGGTCCTCAAACGTCGAATCCTGGGTGCAGTAGTTGCCTCAAGAGCAACGACCCGCCACGTGTCGCTCCAGCGAGGCAGTACTTGTTGTCCCCGGCGGACTACCGCAGCCTCCTGGCCGGGATTTGCCACGACTGTCTGCTGAAGAGGCTGAGCAGCGACAAGCGGAAGTTCAAACTTCACAGCGCACAGCACAGCACGGCCCACG ATGCTCTACAGTTAAAGTTCTCCAAAGCCTCCGGACTGTGGACAGCGAGGGAGACCTGTGCCTACATTGGCCAATCGATGGGCTTGCAGGGCACCCACCGAACCGCCATCTGGGTCCGGTTCTTGCACCAGGAGGAAAGGCTGAGCAG TTACGTGGGGAAGGACTACCGGAAGCCGACGCAGATCCAGTTTCACCTGAGCGACGTGGAGAGGCAGATGACGGCGCAGTATTATGTGACACAATTCAACAAGAGCCTTTATGACAAGGAGGTCACGGCCCAGATGTTCTTCCTGCCCTCGGAGGTCCTCTTG ATTTTGGATGGAGATGAGATCGCGGGCTGCATCACCGTGGAGCCCTACATGTTCGGTCAATTTGTCAAGCTCACCAACAACATCAGAAAGAAGAACGACAAGCTCCCCGCGACGGAATACGGCCTGGCCTTCGGACATTTCACCTACCTGCGCTCCAACTGCCGGGACGTCGTCGTGGACTTGCAAG GGTGGGTGACGGCCAACGGCCGAGGGCTGACTTACCTCACGGACCCCCAGATACATTCCGCCGGAACCCCCCGCGGCCCGTCCAACCTCGGTCAGAGCGGAATCCTTTCCTTCCTGCGGGAGCAACACGGACCCGAGTGCAACGCGGTTTGTCGGCTGCTCGAGCTGCCCCCGTTGCCCGCGACGGCCAAAGTCGGGAACTGA
- the alpk1 gene encoding alpha-protein kinase 1 isoform X4 — MSLDLSKTASQEVVALLGKCLGTAAAAETSARVAEAEKHNYCSVRDSLCVELASLLQEAVEMRWPFVPERWQYKRAVTSQDKGDLNRLVGRHLPQLLRVLEAAILAREAAAALAVIFLADRFLYWTDESATLLKITKLLHRRYRDAPVAPQLVIRRARVYLNSGGFDARLSSVRRRRVTPIVTCPLGKLQKAESILSHLIIDGGNTGCWVYRSESDRALVQAVCLQVRGMVVQKLGLWMEAAQLIWASLVGYHALPRPDKKGIGTSLGILADVLLSMSDEDFRAFKTSPDVDLTLLGEASHRLLSAAEAAKMAAVYSQYGSLYVLTNATVQGTCLLSYSFSAACLPAKRPFFLLQAKEAFEVGLQATAEGEAVPSKQELHTFVKAAYSLAVTHKWLDGSSEAVTRSTRACREALACLHDYCHADTRERGGFSDKILGLVARVKLELRVEPFVNSDSLSFIPDSFRNTSDALVAFTLDDFSGLLRRFHKYHTSLCATANARCKAGKEEVDGATMCVTAFGTTEAEYNIEAWKLSRGAQADVSQLAELRPAVAVGSPDSLGSSRKKISSTSSGSGRCAIDSSTIPRLATHLSSDASHSPDRFEIVEAEIPTVGSDAPNGEDGPPDPPSRSVSQLIELRSNYLSDSFGSKSSWENISRTSRSAGSGQRSELSESSGSFFLMKTQDCQTSDPENDPASGWEFLSMPKALESPVANTGNCSTTEPSTENSHCTPEELVLGPQTSNPGCSSCLKSNDPPRVAPARQYLLSPADYRSLLAGICHDCLLKRLSSDKRKFKLHSAQHSTAHDALQLKFSKASGLWTARETCAYIGQSMGLQGTHRTAIWVRFLHQEERLSSYVGKDYRKPTQIQFHLSDVERQMTAQYYVTQFNKSLYDKEVTAQMFFLPSEVLLILDGDEIAGCITVEPYMFGQFVKLTNNIRKKNDKLPATEYGLAFGHFTYLRSNCRDVVVDLQGWVTANGRGLTYLTDPQIHSAGTPRGPSNLGQSGILSFLREQHGPECNAVCRLLELPPLPATAKVGN; from the exons ATGTCTCTCGATTTGAGCAAAACGGCCAGCCAGGAAGTCGTCGCCCTGCTCGGCAAGTGCCTCGGGACCGCGGCAGCAGCAGAAACGTCTGCGCGAGTCGCTGAGGCCGAGAAGCACAACTACTGCAGTGTCAGAG ATTCCCTGTGCGTGGAGCTGGCGTCGCTTCTGCAGGAAGCCGTGGAAATGAGGTGGCCCTTTGTCCCCGAGAGGTGGCAGTACAAGCGGGCCGTCACCTCGCAAGACAAAGGCGACCTGAACCGCCTCGTAGGCCGCCATCTGCCGCAGCTCCTG CGCGTCCTGGAGGCCGCCATCCTGGCCCGGGAAGCCGCCGCCGCGTTGGCTGTCATATTTTTGGCGGACCGCTTCCTCTACTGGACGGACGAGTCCGCCACGTTGTTGAAAATCACCAAGCTGCTTCACAGACGCTACCGAGACGCCCCCGTGGCCCCTCAGTTGGTCATACGACGGGCCCGGGTCTACCTCAACTCAGGTGGCTTTGACGCTCGCTTGTCTTCAGTTCGACGGCGCCGAGTGACGCCGATCGTCACGTGTCCTTTAGGCAAACTGCAGAAGGCCGAGTCCATTCTGAGCCATCTTATCATCGACGGCGGCAACACGG GATGTTGGGTGTACCGTTCCGAAAGCGACCGGGCTCTCGTGCAGGCCGTTTGTCTGCAAGTGCGAGGAATGGTCGTGCAAAAGCTAG GTCTGTGGATGGAGGCGGCGCAGCTCATCTGGGCTTCTCTGGTCGGGTACCACGCGCTGCCTCGACCGGATAAAAAG GGCATCGGAACCTCTCTCGGCATCCTGGCTGACGTGCTGCTGTCCATGAGCGATGAGGACTTCCGAGCTTTTAAGACCTCCCCGGACGTTGATCTA ACTTTGCTCGGCGAGGCGTCCCACCGTCTCCTGTCCGCAGCCGAggcagccaaaatggcggcggtaTACAGCCAGTACGGGTCGCTCTACGTGCTGACCAACGCG ACAGTCCAAGGGACCTGCTTGTTGTCATACAGTTTCTCAGCGGCGTGTCTCCCCGCGAAGAGGCCCTTCTTCCTCTTGCAGGCCAAGGAGGCCTTTGAAGTGGGCCTCCAGGCCACAGCCGAGGGCGAGGCGGTCCCCAGCAAGCAGGAGCTGCACACCTTCGTCAAGGCGGCTTATTCGCTCGCCGTCACTCACAAATGGCTTGACGGATCATCCGAGGCCGTGACGCGCTCGACGCGGGCTTGCCGAGAGGCTTTGGCCTGCCTTCACGATTACTGCCACGCAGACACCCGGGAGCGAGGCGGCTTCTCCGACAAAATCCTGGGCTTGGTGGCTCGAGTCAAGCTGGAGTTGCGCGTGGAGCCGTTTGTCAATTCGGACAGCCTCTCTTTTATCCCCGATAGCTTCAGAAACACCAGTGACGCTTTGGTCGCTTTCACTTTGGATGACTTCTCCGGGCTGCTGCGCAGATTTCACAAGTATCACACGTCATTGTGCGCGACCGCAAACGCAAGATGTAAGGCCGGGAAAGAGGAAGTAGATGGAGCCACGATGTGCGTTACGGCCTTTGGGACCACAGAGGCTGAATACAACATCGAGGCCTGGAAACTTTCGAGAGGCGCTCAGGCTGATGTTTCCCAACTCGCTGAGCTCCGCCCCGCTGTCGCTGTCGGGAGCCCAGACAGTCTCGGCTCTTCCCGGAAGAAAATTTCCTCGACAAGTTCTGGGTCAGGGAGGTGTGCCATTGACAGCTCCACAATCCCGAGACTTGCCACCCACTTGTCTTCCGACGCAAGTCACAGTCCTGACAGGTTTGAAATAGTCGAAGCGGAAATACCAACCGTGGGCTCTGATGCCCCCAACGGTGAGGACGGTCCACCGGACCCACCGTCGCGGTCCGTCTCCCAGCTGATCGAGCTCCGATCGAACTATCTCAGCGACAGTTTTGGCTCCAAGTCTTCGTGGGAAAACATCTCAAGAACGTCCAGGTCTGCGGGAAGCGGCCAGAGGAGTGAACTGTCGGAGTCCAGTGGGAGCTTCTTTCTCATGAAAACGCAGGACTGCCAAACCAGTGATCCAGAGAATGACCCAGCTTCTGGGTGGGAGTTCTTGTCCATGCCCAAAGCGCTGGAGAGCCCTGTGGCAAACACTGGGAACTGTAGCACCACCGAACCCTCGACGGAAAATTCTCACTGTACACCGGAGGAGTTGGTCCTCGGTCCTCAAACGTCGAATCCTGGGTGCAGTAGTTGCCTCAAGAGCAACGACCCGCCACGTGTCGCTCCAGCGAGGCAGTACTTGTTGTCCCCGGCGGACTACCGCAGCCTCCTGGCCGGGATTTGCCACGACTGTCTGCTGAAGAGGCTGAGCAGCGACAAGCGGAAGTTCAAACTTCACAGCGCACAGCACAGCACGGCCCACG ATGCTCTACAGTTAAAGTTCTCCAAAGCCTCCGGACTGTGGACAGCGAGGGAGACCTGTGCCTACATTGGCCAATCGATGGGCTTGCAGGGCACCCACCGAACCGCCATCTGGGTCCGGTTCTTGCACCAGGAGGAAAGGCTGAGCAG TTACGTGGGGAAGGACTACCGGAAGCCGACGCAGATCCAGTTTCACCTGAGCGACGTGGAGAGGCAGATGACGGCGCAGTATTATGTGACACAATTCAACAAGAGCCTTTATGACAAGGAGGTCACGGCCCAGATGTTCTTCCTGCCCTCGGAGGTCCTCTTG ATTTTGGATGGAGATGAGATCGCGGGCTGCATCACCGTGGAGCCCTACATGTTCGGTCAATTTGTCAAGCTCACCAACAACATCAGAAAGAAGAACGACAAGCTCCCCGCGACGGAATACGGCCTGGCCTTCGGACATTTCACCTACCTGCGCTCCAACTGCCGGGACGTCGTCGTGGACTTGCAAG GGTGGGTGACGGCCAACGGCCGAGGGCTGACTTACCTCACGGACCCCCAGATACATTCCGCCGGAACCCCCCGCGGCCCGTCCAACCTCGGTCAGAGCGGAATCCTTTCCTTCCTGCGGGAGCAACACGGACCCGAGTGCAACGCGGTTTGTCGGCTGCTCGAGCTGCCCCCGTTGCCCGCGACGGCCAAAGTCGGGAACTGA